In Rhodothermales bacterium, a single window of DNA contains:
- a CDS encoding FliI/YscN family ATPase, with translation MSFVAHTLQQLHAIPTGPVVYGKVQAVVGLLIEASGLDAAVGELCYIHERVGGRRLKAEVVGVRSGTTVLMPLEETHGLRAGCLIECSRLPLTVRVGQALLGRVIDANGRPLDGKGPLALMAEQPVHREPPSPLDRQTIHEPLATGVRAIDAFLTIGKGQRIGIFAGSGVGKSTLLGMIAREAKADVNVIALIGERGREVREFIDDNLGEEDLARSVVIAVTGDQAAMSRVKGASVALAVAEHFRDEGKDVLLMMDSVTRVAMAQREIGLAVGEPPTTRGYTPSVFALLPRLLERAGPGATGTITGIFTVLVDGDDMNEPIGDAARGILDGHIVLSRKLAHANHFPAIDVPGSVSRVMNRVASAEALAAADEARRLLGAHRKVEDLLRIGAYERGQDPLTDRALAAHGALTEFLQQGVHEPIDPDPVGTLRALLATIPTPPTR, from the coding sequence ATGTCCTTCGTCGCCCACACCCTCCAGCAGCTCCACGCCATCCCCACCGGGCCGGTCGTCTACGGGAAAGTGCAGGCCGTCGTCGGTCTCCTCATCGAGGCGAGCGGGCTCGACGCCGCCGTCGGCGAGCTGTGCTACATCCACGAGCGCGTGGGCGGGCGCCGGCTCAAGGCCGAGGTCGTCGGCGTGCGCAGCGGGACGACGGTCCTGATGCCGCTCGAAGAGACGCACGGGCTCCGGGCCGGCTGCCTCATCGAGTGCTCACGCCTGCCGCTGACGGTCCGCGTCGGCCAGGCCCTCCTCGGCCGCGTGATCGACGCGAACGGCCGCCCGCTCGACGGGAAGGGTCCGCTCGCGCTCATGGCTGAGCAGCCCGTCCACCGCGAGCCGCCGTCCCCGCTCGACCGGCAGACCATCCACGAGCCACTCGCGACCGGCGTCCGCGCGATCGACGCCTTCCTCACGATCGGGAAGGGGCAGCGGATCGGGATCTTCGCCGGCTCCGGCGTCGGCAAAAGCACGCTCCTCGGGATGATCGCCCGCGAGGCCAAGGCCGACGTCAACGTGATCGCCCTCATCGGCGAGCGCGGGCGCGAGGTGCGCGAGTTCATCGACGACAACCTCGGCGAGGAGGACCTCGCCCGCTCCGTCGTCATCGCCGTCACCGGCGACCAGGCGGCGATGAGCCGCGTGAAGGGCGCGAGCGTCGCCCTCGCCGTGGCCGAACACTTCCGCGACGAGGGGAAAGACGTGCTCCTCATGATGGACTCCGTGACGCGCGTGGCGATGGCGCAGCGCGAGATCGGCCTCGCCGTGGGCGAGCCGCCGACGACGCGCGGCTACACCCCGAGTGTGTTCGCCCTCCTCCCGCGCCTGCTCGAACGGGCCGGGCCGGGCGCCACCGGCACCATCACCGGCATCTTCACCGTGCTCGTCGACGGCGACGACATGAACGAGCCCATCGGCGACGCCGCGCGCGGCATCCTCGACGGCCACATCGTCCTCTCGCGCAAGCTCGCCCACGCCAACCACTTCCCGGCCATCGATGTGCCCGGCAGCGTGAGCCGCGTGATGAACCGCGTGGCCTCGGCCGAGGCGCTCGCCGCCGCCGACGAGGCGCGCCGCCTGCTCGGCGCCCACCGCAAGGTCGAGGACCTCCTGCGGATCGGGGCCTACGAGCGCGGGCAGGACCCGCTCACCGACCGCGCCCTCGCCGCCCACGGCGCCCTCACCGAGTTCCTCCAGCAGGGCGTCCACGAGCCCATCGATCCCGACCCTGTCGGCACGCTCCGCGCGCTCCTCGCCACGATTCCGACGCCGCCCACCCGCTAG
- a CDS encoding flagellar export protein FliJ, whose product MSGKKFRFSLHDVLELRRHQAERAEQDLARAYRDRQAQESALEAAERRLHELAHRTPTSGVADLVSLRQLAAYRLDAQRAAQAEAQTLERLRREEAQAKRALVLKRRPEEALAILRDDEHSAHRKAADDAESAFLDEQAVVAHCRKQREAA is encoded by the coding sequence ATGTCTGGAAAGAAATTCCGATTCTCCTTGCACGATGTGTTAGAACTGCGCCGCCACCAGGCCGAGCGCGCCGAGCAGGACCTCGCGCGCGCCTATCGGGACCGGCAGGCGCAGGAATCCGCGCTCGAAGCCGCCGAGCGTCGCCTCCACGAACTCGCCCACCGCACGCCGACCTCCGGCGTCGCCGACCTCGTCTCGCTGCGCCAGCTTGCCGCCTACCGGCTCGACGCGCAGCGGGCCGCGCAGGCCGAGGCCCAGACGCTGGAGCGGCTCCGCCGCGAGGAGGCGCAGGCGAAGCGCGCGCTCGTCCTCAAGCGCCGGCCTGAGGAAGCGCTCGCCATCCTCCGCGACGACGAGCACTCCGCCCACCGCAAAGCAGCCGACGACGCCGAGTCGGCGTTCCTCGACGAGCAGGCCGTGGTCGCCCACTGCCGTAAGCAGCGCGAGGCGGCCTGA
- a CDS encoding FlgD immunoglobulin-like domain containing protein: protein MEITSLTPAADTPAGPTTPPTTFGDPSLGKDEFLNLLVAQLRNQDPLNPQEGHEFVAQLAQFSSVEQLANISSTLNTHSGQLAALAEGMSASAAQQAALAGTLTSGMNLSTASALIGQTVEVAGNELGWNGSDPAAFGFELADSAADVEVTVRDAEGNVVRTFALGGQGEGAHNLTWDGRDGDGAPLPEGDYTFEVSAQNADGDDVAATSYIRGTVDRITIESGGVSLWFGGRSVPLSDLRSIVS from the coding sequence ATGGAGATCACCTCGCTCACACCCGCCGCCGACACCCCGGCCGGCCCGACCACGCCGCCGACCACGTTCGGCGACCCGTCGCTCGGGAAGGACGAGTTCCTCAACCTGCTCGTCGCCCAGCTTCGAAACCAAGACCCGCTGAACCCGCAGGAGGGGCACGAATTCGTCGCCCAGCTCGCGCAGTTCTCGTCCGTCGAGCAGCTCGCCAACATCAGCTCGACGCTCAACACGCACTCCGGCCAGCTCGCCGCGCTCGCCGAGGGGATGTCCGCTTCGGCCGCGCAGCAGGCCGCGCTCGCGGGCACGCTCACGAGCGGGATGAACCTCAGCACGGCCTCCGCGCTGATCGGGCAGACCGTCGAGGTCGCCGGCAACGAGCTCGGGTGGAACGGGTCGGACCCGGCCGCCTTCGGGTTCGAGCTCGCAGACTCCGCCGCCGACGTCGAAGTCACCGTCCGCGATGCCGAGGGCAACGTCGTCCGCACGTTCGCGCTCGGCGGGCAGGGCGAGGGCGCGCACAACCTGACGTGGGACGGCCGCGACGGCGACGGCGCCCCGCTCCCCGAAGGCGACTACACCTTCGAGGTCAGCGCCCAGAACGCGGACGGCGACGACGTGGCCGCGACGAGCTACATCCGTGGCACCGTGGACCGCATCACCATCGAGAGCGGCGGCGTGTCGCTCTGGTTCGGCGGCCGGTCCGTCCCGCTCAGCGACCTCCGCAGCATCGTTTCCTGA
- a CDS encoding flagellar biosynthesis protein, with protein MNVRQLAARVEGPGNAGLAPPASRAPDAPGSAFADALRHAERGAPPDDGITLSAHAERRIEARGISLDAAERQSLADAVRLLDAKGAREALLLRADAAFVVSVPSRTVVTAVSTDEMRDRAFTQIDSAFVL; from the coding sequence ATGAACGTTCGCCAGCTCGCGGCTCGCGTGGAAGGCCCCGGCAACGCCGGGCTCGCTCCGCCTGCCTCGCGGGCGCCCGACGCGCCGGGATCCGCCTTCGCCGACGCGCTCCGGCACGCCGAGCGGGGCGCGCCCCCCGACGACGGGATCACGCTCTCCGCGCATGCCGAGCGCCGCATCGAAGCCCGCGGCATCTCGCTCGACGCGGCCGAGCGCCAGTCCCTCGCCGACGCCGTCCGGCTCCTCGACGCGAAGGGCGCCCGCGAGGCGCTCCTCCTCCGCGCCGACGCCGCCTTCGTCGTCAGCGTCCCCTCGCGCACCGTCGTCACGGCGGTCAGCACCGACGAGATGCGCGACCGCGCCTTCACCCAGATCGACAGCGCCTTCGTGCTCTAG
- a CDS encoding flagellar hook protein FlgE, protein MIRSLRTGVLGLRSHQFRMDVIGNNIANVNTVGFRRSRVAFHDMLGQKMLGIGQTIGGASIGNGATVGSIDQAWSQGSFEYTNLATDLALGGDGFFVVRGAEGNALTRSGNFQFNADGQLVTSNGMNVQGWAYNPDGTINTGALQDVQIALDATAPPEETGNVTLGGNLSADLVPNEDGSEATMSTVVYDAQGQPHTLVLTFGMTDADTWTLTTAQIAGDPDAEPPVPATDLTGSGIELDFDIDGNIIGPDPATIDLSGVFPGSNGDDLAITLDIGNLTQYGGSSTANVNAQDGQAAGRLIGYGIDPSGSLVLSFSNGEQRAIAQLAIGTVANPNGLEQLGDNFYGLTAGAGDLVLGRAGEEINTAVISGALETSNVDLAAEFTDMIVTQRGYQASARVITTSDEMLQEVVQLKR, encoded by the coding sequence ATGATTCGCTCCCTCCGCACCGGCGTCCTCGGCCTTCGCAGCCATCAGTTCCGCATGGACGTCATCGGTAACAACATCGCCAACGTCAACACCGTCGGCTTCCGGCGCAGCCGCGTCGCCTTCCACGACATGCTCGGGCAGAAGATGCTCGGCATCGGGCAGACGATCGGCGGCGCGAGCATCGGCAACGGCGCGACGGTCGGCTCGATTGACCAGGCCTGGAGCCAGGGCTCGTTCGAGTACACCAACCTCGCCACCGACCTCGCCCTCGGCGGCGACGGCTTCTTCGTTGTCCGCGGCGCCGAAGGCAACGCGCTCACCCGCAGCGGCAACTTCCAGTTCAACGCCGACGGCCAGCTCGTCACCTCGAACGGGATGAACGTGCAGGGCTGGGCCTACAACCCCGACGGCACCATCAACACCGGCGCCCTCCAGGACGTCCAGATCGCGCTCGACGCGACGGCCCCGCCGGAGGAGACGGGGAACGTCACGCTCGGCGGCAACCTCTCGGCCGACCTCGTCCCGAACGAGGACGGCAGCGAGGCCACGATGTCGACCGTCGTCTACGACGCCCAGGGCCAGCCGCACACGCTCGTGCTCACCTTCGGCATGACCGACGCCGACACGTGGACGCTGACCACGGCCCAGATCGCCGGCGACCCCGACGCCGAGCCGCCCGTCCCCGCCACCGACCTCACCGGCTCGGGCATCGAGCTCGACTTCGACATCGACGGCAACATCATCGGGCCCGACCCGGCGACGATCGACCTCAGCGGCGTCTTCCCCGGCAGCAACGGCGACGACCTCGCGATCACGCTCGACATCGGCAACCTCACGCAGTACGGCGGCTCCTCCACGGCGAACGTGAACGCCCAGGACGGGCAGGCCGCCGGCCGGCTCATCGGCTACGGCATCGACCCCTCGGGCTCGCTCGTGCTCAGCTTCTCGAACGGGGAGCAGCGCGCGATTGCCCAGCTCGCGATCGGAACCGTGGCGAACCCGAACGGGCTGGAGCAGCTCGGCGACAACTTCTACGGGCTCACGGCCGGCGCCGGCGACCTCGTCCTCGGCCGCGCCGGGGAGGAGATCAACACGGCGGTGATCTCGGGCGCGCTCGAGACGAGCAACGTGGACCTCGCCGCCGAGTTCACGGACATGATCGTGACGCAGCGGGGCTACCAGGCCTCGGCCCGCGTCATCACCACGTCGGACGAGATGCTGCAGGAGGTGGTGCAGCTGAAGCGGTAG
- a CDS encoding MotA/TolQ/ExbB proton channel family protein — MNKTTLLGLVTGLVLIFGTIVTGDGWITFLDPKSLMIVFGGTGAALAIAFSFPELKTIPGGVKAFFAFQDPIYPRFVGEFTDLARLVRRDGLLALDRKIGEIDHDLMKFGLEMAVDGVEADEVDELMKSRIGEELQGRALTGRFFNTAGTYAPAFGMVGTLIGLIQMLQNLNDPSAIGPAMAVAMITTFYGALVANLICLPFAAKLKAQTSAVAKEYEMVRTGVLAIVRGESPIMVEKRLALYVGGDAPEATAEEPTPLKRAA, encoded by the coding sequence ATGAATAAGACCACGCTCCTCGGCCTCGTCACCGGCCTCGTTCTCATCTTCGGCACGATCGTCACAGGCGATGGGTGGATCACGTTCCTCGACCCGAAATCGCTCATGATCGTGTTCGGGGGGACGGGCGCGGCGCTCGCCATCGCGTTCTCCTTCCCCGAGTTGAAGACGATCCCCGGCGGCGTCAAGGCCTTCTTCGCCTTCCAGGACCCCATCTATCCCCGGTTCGTGGGGGAGTTCACCGACCTCGCCCGCCTCGTCCGCCGCGACGGGCTGCTGGCCCTCGACCGGAAGATCGGCGAGATCGACCACGACCTCATGAAGTTCGGGCTGGAGATGGCCGTGGACGGCGTGGAGGCCGACGAGGTCGACGAGCTGATGAAGAGCCGGATCGGCGAGGAGCTGCAGGGGCGTGCGCTCACCGGCCGCTTTTTCAACACGGCGGGCACCTACGCCCCCGCCTTCGGGATGGTTGGCACGCTGATTGGGTTGATCCAGATGCTCCAGAACCTCAACGACCCCAGCGCCATCGGCCCCGCCATGGCCGTCGCCATGATCACCACGTTCTACGGCGCCCTCGTCGCCAACCTCATCTGCCTGCCGTTCGCGGCCAAGCTGAAGGCGCAGACCAGCGCCGTCGCGAAGGAGTACGAGATGGTGCGGACGGGCGTGCTCGCGATCGTCCGCGGCGAGAGCCCGATCATGGTCGAGAAGCGCCTCGCGCTCTACGTCGGGGGCGACGCCCCGGAGGCGACCGCTGAGGAGCCCACCCCCCTTAAACGCGCTGCCTGA
- a CDS encoding flagellar motor protein MotB has product MADDFNLEEDDEPTAPFWMATFSDMMTLLLTFFVMLVAMSEVEVKKFEEALSYFQGGTGMLTYESVTPTLRRHSSVEYSQREHAMRFEEVERYLQEQGLTDMVEVNLTETGLSVSVTDSVMFRSGAAELIEPSQHLLVTLTELLGGAVAAVRVEGHTDDRPIQTARYPSNWELSTARAASVVRFLLETPDALSPDRYTALGHGEHRPIASNETGEGRARNRRVDIFFEWIQTWPTP; this is encoded by the coding sequence GTGGCCGACGACTTCAACCTTGAGGAGGACGACGAACCCACCGCCCCGTTCTGGATGGCGACGTTCAGCGACATGATGACGCTGCTGCTCACGTTCTTCGTGATGCTCGTCGCCATGTCGGAGGTGGAGGTGAAGAAGTTCGAGGAGGCCCTCAGCTATTTCCAGGGCGGCACCGGCATGCTCACCTACGAGTCCGTCACGCCCACGCTCCGCCGCCACTCCAGCGTCGAGTACTCCCAGCGCGAGCACGCCATGCGCTTCGAGGAGGTGGAGCGCTACCTCCAGGAGCAGGGGCTCACCGACATGGTCGAGGTGAACCTGACCGAGACCGGGCTCAGCGTGTCCGTCACGGACTCCGTGATGTTCCGCTCCGGCGCCGCCGAGCTGATCGAGCCGTCGCAGCACCTGCTCGTCACCCTCACCGAGCTCCTCGGCGGCGCCGTCGCCGCCGTCCGCGTGGAGGGCCACACCGACGACCGCCCGATCCAGACCGCCCGCTACCCCTCGAACTGGGAGCTCTCCACGGCCCGGGCCGCCTCCGTGGTCCGGTTCCTGCTGGAGACGCCCGACGCCCTCTCCCCCGACCGCTACACGGCGCTCGGTCACGGCGAGCACCGCCCCATCGCCTCCAACGAGACGGGCGAAGGCCGGGCTCGCAACCGCCGCGTAGACATCTTTTTCGAATGGATCCAGACATGGCCGACCCCATAG
- a CDS encoding flagellar basal body-associated FliL family protein, producing MADPIVPDPAAPPKRRWIPIVAAIVVPAVLGAWVAVSQQASLAAVLGGPAEEVALPVEEEPKAEPTEYGEFLELQGLIVNPAGTEGLRYLMVHVGFESEQAKALEELTMKEIAVRDAVIKILSAKTVPQLSDIGRRDSLKVEIRDTVNGMLREGQIDRLYFTQYVLQ from the coding sequence ATGGCCGACCCCATAGTACCCGACCCCGCAGCCCCCCCCAAGCGTCGCTGGATCCCCATCGTCGCAGCGATCGTGGTGCCGGCCGTGCTCGGCGCGTGGGTCGCCGTGAGCCAGCAGGCCTCCCTCGCCGCCGTCCTCGGCGGCCCGGCCGAGGAGGTCGCACTGCCCGTGGAGGAAGAGCCCAAAGCGGAGCCCACGGAGTACGGCGAGTTCCTCGAGTTGCAGGGCCTCATCGTGAACCCCGCCGGCACGGAGGGCCTCCGCTACCTCATGGTGCACGTGGGGTTCGAGAGCGAGCAGGCGAAAGCGCTCGAAGAGCTGACGATGAAGGAGATCGCCGTGCGCGACGCCGTCATCAAGATCCTCAGCGCGAAGACCGTCCCCCAGCTCTCCGACATCGGCCGGCGCGACAGCCTCAAGGTGGAGATCCGCGACACCGTCAACGGGATGCTCCGCGAGGGGCAGATCGACCGCCTCTACTTCACGCAGTACGTCCTCCAATGA
- a CDS encoding FliM/FliN family flagellar motor switch protein: MTLTASPPAPPEGRSAGGAQPYDFRRPRLLSHDRLRALHAVHEVFGRRLAVYLSAQLRTLVELSVTSVEQRTYADYVVASREPAAFFVGTARGTDHALLLQIDTRLALFVAEKLFGGTGAFVDEPRSLSQIEQRVAHRLADRALDDLGASWRDVAPLSLTKGDYEADVQFVQLLPDAEPVVIVTFEACVRERCAPLTLCYPFALVQQLMGATPAKEKVTRPAAAEPPPVRAQYAEAVGTTAIELRAELGRTRLSLGEILSLAVGDVVPLQRRPSEPLPVYVGTQPRFKAQAGRSGSRCALQIVEVVGAAPSPEPNPPHADVR, from the coding sequence ATGACCCTGACGGCTTCCCCTCCTGCTCCTCCCGAAGGCCGGTCCGCCGGCGGCGCGCAGCCGTACGACTTCCGCCGACCCCGGCTGCTGTCGCACGACCGGCTCCGCGCCCTCCACGCCGTGCACGAGGTGTTCGGCCGGCGGCTCGCCGTCTACCTCTCGGCCCAGCTCCGCACGCTCGTCGAACTCTCCGTCACATCCGTCGAGCAGCGGACCTACGCCGACTACGTCGTGGCGAGCCGGGAGCCGGCCGCGTTCTTCGTCGGCACGGCGCGGGGGACGGACCACGCCCTGCTGCTGCAGATCGACACGCGGCTCGCGCTCTTCGTCGCGGAGAAGCTGTTCGGCGGGACCGGCGCGTTCGTGGACGAGCCGCGGTCGCTCTCGCAGATCGAACAGCGCGTCGCGCATCGCCTCGCCGACCGCGCCCTCGACGACCTCGGGGCGAGCTGGCGCGACGTCGCCCCGCTCTCGCTCACGAAAGGGGACTACGAGGCCGACGTCCAGTTCGTCCAGCTCCTGCCGGACGCCGAGCCCGTCGTCATCGTCACGTTCGAGGCGTGCGTCCGCGAGCGCTGCGCGCCGCTCACGCTCTGCTACCCCTTCGCCCTCGTCCAGCAGTTGATGGGCGCCACCCCCGCCAAAGAGAAGGTGACGCGCCCCGCCGCCGCCGAGCCGCCGCCGGTGCGTGCGCAGTACGCCGAAGCCGTGGGGACGACCGCCATCGAGCTCCGCGCCGAGCTCGGCCGGACCCGCCTCTCCCTCGGCGAGATCCTCAGCCTCGCCGTCGGCGACGTGGTCCCGCTCCAGCGCCGGCCCTCCGAGCCGCTCCCCGTCTACGTCGGCACACAGCCCCGCTTCAAAGCGCAGGCCGGGCGCTCCGGCTCGCGGTGCGCGCTCCAGATCGTCGAGGTTGTCGGTGCCGCTCCCTCCCCCGAACCCAACCCTCCGCACGCCGATGTCCGCTGA
- the fliN gene encoding flagellar motor switch protein FliN: protein MSADQPMPDAPLTESLADTAPSEPASSAPAPSATPTVEVAAATFPDVGSEHLGDGPARAADLGVLHDVELDVTVELGRRHLPLSDVLRLGAGSVIELEKMVGEPLAVYANGRLIAEGEAVVVDEQFGVRITRLATPSAAGNAFH from the coding sequence ATGTCCGCTGATCAGCCCATGCCCGACGCCCCGCTCACCGAATCCCTCGCCGACACCGCGCCGTCCGAGCCCGCGTCGTCCGCCCCTGCGCCGTCCGCCACGCCCACCGTCGAAGTCGCCGCTGCCACGTTCCCCGACGTGGGCAGCGAACACCTCGGCGACGGCCCCGCGCGGGCGGCCGACCTCGGCGTGCTCCACGACGTCGAGCTCGACGTGACGGTCGAACTCGGCCGACGGCACCTCCCCCTCTCGGACGTGCTCCGCCTCGGCGCGGGGAGTGTAATCGAGCTGGAGAAGATGGTCGGCGAGCCGCTCGCGGTCTACGCCAACGGGCGGCTCATCGCCGAGGGCGAGGCCGTAGTCGTAGACGAGCAGTTCGGCGTCCGCATCACCCGGCTCGCCACGCCGAGCGCGGCCGGCAACGCTTTCCACTGA
- a CDS encoding flagellar biosynthetic protein FliO, whose amino-acid sequence MLARFSTAAIPPPLLRRIGLFAAGLLVLFLAVQLMPSAPPDAAAGQEIREAEALRGGRSERGGPRLFSVGNLIAFALLAGGGAFALHLRKQTGDPATAAHLHSVGQLQLAQGQQLRLVRCGGDVLLLGVTSGQITLLQRYPAGTFVGPEPEPEPDALPPGFADLLRSSLGRPTHA is encoded by the coding sequence ATGCTCGCCCGTTTCTCCACCGCCGCCATCCCCCCGCCGTTGCTCCGCCGGATCGGCCTCTTCGCCGCCGGCCTGCTCGTGCTCTTCCTCGCCGTCCAGCTCATGCCGTCGGCCCCGCCCGACGCGGCGGCCGGGCAGGAGATTCGCGAGGCCGAAGCGCTCCGCGGCGGGCGGAGCGAGCGCGGCGGGCCCCGCCTGTTCAGCGTCGGCAACCTGATCGCGTTCGCGCTCCTCGCGGGCGGCGGCGCGTTTGCCCTCCACCTCCGCAAGCAGACCGGCGACCCCGCGACCGCTGCCCACCTTCACTCGGTCGGCCAGCTCCAGCTCGCGCAGGGCCAGCAGCTCCGGCTCGTCCGCTGCGGCGGCGACGTGCTCCTGCTAGGCGTCACGAGCGGGCAGATCACGCTGCTCCAGCGCTACCCCGCCGGCACGTTCGTCGGGCCCGAGCCTGAGCCCGAGCCCGACGCGCTCCCGCCCGGCTTCGCCGACCTCCTCCGCAGCAGCCTCGGCCGCCCGACCCATGCGTAA
- the fliP gene encoding flagellar type III secretion system pore protein FliP (The bacterial flagellar biogenesis protein FliP forms a type III secretion system (T3SS)-type pore required for flagellar assembly.), producing MRNPVPRLLLLAALLAFAPAALAPAVLAQEASADLAAETAAPAPAPDAPSSGSSVGSVLSPLPGVSLTKGDEDLALPIQLLLLLTVLTLAPSVIILMTSFTRLIVIFSILRTALGMQQSPPTQIIIGLALFLTFFIMAPVIEEVNTNALEPYLAEKITQSEALALAAAPTKAFMLEQTRDKDLMLFMDMGGLDAVATPEEVPLHVLVPAFVISELRIAFQIGFMLFLPFLIVDLIVASVLMSMGMMMLPPVMISLPIKLLLFVLTDGWYLIVESVVRGYLG from the coding sequence ATGCGTAACCCCGTGCCCCGCCTGCTGCTCCTCGCCGCTCTCCTCGCGTTCGCGCCCGCCGCGCTCGCGCCTGCCGTACTCGCGCAGGAAGCCTCGGCCGACCTCGCCGCTGAAACCGCCGCGCCCGCCCCTGCGCCCGATGCCCCGTCGAGTGGGTCGTCGGTCGGGTCCGTGCTCTCGCCGCTCCCCGGCGTGTCGCTGACGAAGGGGGACGAGGACCTTGCCCTCCCGATCCAGCTCCTCCTGCTCCTGACGGTGCTCACGCTCGCGCCGTCGGTCATCATCCTGATGACGAGCTTCACGCGGCTCATCGTCATCTTCAGCATCCTCCGCACGGCGCTCGGGATGCAGCAGTCGCCGCCGACGCAGATCATCATCGGGCTTGCGCTCTTCCTGACGTTCTTCATCATGGCGCCGGTCATCGAGGAGGTCAACACGAACGCGCTGGAGCCCTACCTCGCGGAGAAGATCACGCAGTCCGAAGCGCTCGCCCTCGCCGCCGCGCCGACGAAGGCGTTCATGCTGGAGCAGACGCGCGACAAGGACCTCATGCTGTTCATGGACATGGGCGGCCTCGACGCCGTAGCGACGCCGGAGGAGGTCCCGCTCCACGTGCTCGTCCCGGCGTTCGTGATCTCCGAGCTGCGGATCGCCTTCCAGATCGGGTTCATGCTGTTCCTCCCGTTCCTCATCGTGGACCTCATCGTGGCGAGCGTGCTGATGTCGATGGGCATGATGATGCTCCCGCCGGTGATGATCTCGCTCCCCATCAAGCTCCTCCTCTTCGTCCTCACGGACGGCTGGTACCTCATCGTCGAGTCCGTC